A region from the Corynebacterium halotolerans YIM 70093 = DSM 44683 genome encodes:
- the glf gene encoding UDP-galactopyranose mutase: MTEEKTHDLIVVGSGLFGLTVAERAASQLGKRVLIVERRSHLGGNAYSEAEPETGIEIHKYGAHLFHTSNKRVWDYVNQFTDFTGYQHRVFAMHDGTAYQFPMGLGLINQFFGRYYSPDEARELIREQTDGLNPADATNLEEKAISLIGRPLYEAFIRDYTAKQWQTDPRNLPAGNITRLPVRYTFNNRYFNDTYEGLPVDGYAAWLERMADHELIDVRLDTDWFEVRDDVRAASPDAPVVYTGPLDRYFDYSEGELGWRTLDFETEVLETGDFQGTPVMNYNDADVPYTRIHEFRHFHPERNDRYPSDRTVIMKEYSRFAGEGDEPYYPINTPEDREMLLAYRELAAAETENNKVHFGGRLGTYQYLDMHMAIASALSMFDNRLVEALA; the protein is encoded by the coding sequence ATGACGGAAGAGAAGACCCATGACCTCATCGTCGTCGGTTCCGGCCTGTTCGGCCTGACTGTCGCCGAACGTGCCGCCAGCCAGCTGGGCAAGCGGGTGCTGATCGTCGAACGGCGCAGCCACCTCGGTGGCAACGCCTACTCGGAGGCGGAGCCGGAGACCGGGATCGAGATCCACAAGTACGGCGCCCATCTCTTCCACACCTCGAATAAGCGGGTCTGGGACTACGTCAACCAGTTCACGGACTTCACCGGATACCAGCACCGCGTCTTCGCCATGCACGACGGCACCGCCTACCAGTTCCCCATGGGACTCGGCCTGATCAACCAGTTCTTCGGCCGCTACTACTCCCCGGACGAGGCGCGCGAACTCATCCGCGAGCAGACCGACGGGCTGAACCCGGCCGACGCCACCAATCTCGAGGAGAAGGCGATCTCGCTGATCGGCCGCCCGCTGTACGAGGCGTTCATCCGCGACTACACCGCCAAGCAGTGGCAGACCGACCCGAGGAACCTGCCTGCCGGCAACATCACGCGCCTGCCCGTGCGCTACACCTTCAACAACCGCTACTTCAACGACACCTATGAGGGCCTGCCGGTCGACGGCTACGCCGCCTGGCTCGAGCGCATGGCCGACCACGAACTCATCGACGTCCGCCTCGACACCGACTGGTTCGAGGTGCGTGACGACGTCCGGGCGGCCTCGCCGGACGCGCCGGTGGTCTACACCGGGCCGCTCGACCGCTACTTCGACTACTCGGAGGGCGAGCTCGGCTGGCGCACCCTCGACTTCGAGACCGAGGTGCTCGAGACCGGCGACTTCCAGGGCACCCCGGTGATGAACTACAACGACGCCGACGTTCCCTACACCCGCATCCACGAGTTCCGGCACTTCCACCCCGAGCGCAACGACCGCTACCCCAGCGACAGGACCGTGATCATGAAGGAGTACTCGCGCTTCGCCGGGGAGGGTGACGAGCCGTATTACCCGATCAACACCCCCGAGGACCGCGAGATGCTGCTGGCGTACCGGGAGCTGGCCGCGGCCGAGACCGAGAACAACAAGGTCCACTTCGGCGGCCGCCTGGGTACCTACCAGTACCTGGACATGCACATGGCGATCGCGTCGGCGCTGTCGATGTTCGACAACAGGCTGGTCGAGGCGCTCGCCTGA
- a CDS encoding N-acetylmuramoyl-L-alanine amidase, which translates to MQQRRRLAATKPAWFSPTLAVILSTALVVAAAFGGNRILNTQGAGSGPVEASEATVSLASGENVVVDDAAISAQSGEGGERTVKEFTRDEQFSMFALTWYGHQDIAAFVRAENADGTWGPWYAADPLAETGPDGKTGTDLIYLEPTNKVQVSLTGVDLFSDETAPDVQLEEQPVKQAPAEQAPAPAEAAPTEQAPVEAPVEQAPAQEAPAQEAPAQAPEAGTAPEEAPAPSNGTAPLPSNYGAIRPVADVIDASEIEAVFIDGNAADGGIALASESTTYGMPDVVTRAGWGANESLRCDSPTIDNQVSAVTIHHTAGSNNYSQVEAASVVRGIYRYHASTLGWCDVGYNALVDKYGTIYEGRAGGLDKAVQGAHVGGFNQNTWGVSMIGNYDITQPSPEMIRSVGELAGWKAAISGFHPKGTDQHYAEFSFGGSKYAAGGGGTFPNINAHRDFHYNTCPGQYGYAQMDNIRDIAADKYQEIESGTGGSSPSSSAPDGSTTQSSTSSASPEPTDTGTNEPAPEPGPAPGTPTALLSSIVNGDESVLTTLVGSLAALAITAALSDGELTGGSSQVGDVELIEGLTISDLTPIISTVISLSGDSEIEQAWNRINASAGPVLGSPRGGIATTGYLGGDAPVDYALFDRGIILDSEETGTNALWGAIADAWAGQGFDLGPLGLPLNEEYAAGDLVRVDFQGGYVTYDPATNQVDIQLN; encoded by the coding sequence GTGCAGCAACGACGCCGACTTGCCGCGACTAAGCCGGCATGGTTCAGCCCGACGCTGGCAGTGATCCTGTCCACCGCCCTGGTGGTCGCCGCTGCGTTCGGCGGTAACCGCATCCTCAACACCCAGGGGGCCGGAAGCGGCCCGGTCGAGGCCTCCGAGGCCACCGTCTCCCTCGCCTCCGGTGAGAACGTCGTCGTCGACGACGCCGCCATCTCCGCCCAGTCCGGTGAGGGTGGCGAGCGCACCGTCAAGGAGTTCACCCGCGACGAGCAGTTCTCCATGTTCGCCCTGACCTGGTACGGCCATCAGGACATCGCGGCCTTCGTCCGCGCCGAGAACGCCGACGGCACGTGGGGGCCGTGGTACGCCGCCGACCCGTTGGCCGAGACCGGTCCCGACGGCAAGACCGGCACCGATCTGATCTACCTCGAGCCCACCAATAAGGTCCAGGTCTCCCTCACCGGCGTCGACCTCTTCAGCGACGAGACCGCCCCCGATGTCCAGCTGGAGGAGCAGCCCGTCAAACAGGCACCGGCCGAGCAGGCCCCCGCCCCGGCGGAAGCGGCGCCGACTGAGCAGGCTCCGGTCGAGGCACCCGTCGAACAGGCACCGGCCCAGGAAGCTCCGGCCCAGGAAGCTCCGGCCCAGGCTCCCGAGGCCGGGACCGCACCCGAGGAGGCCCCGGCCCCCTCGAACGGCACCGCCCCGCTGCCGTCCAACTACGGTGCCATCCGCCCGGTGGCCGACGTCATCGACGCCTCCGAGATCGAGGCCGTGTTCATCGACGGCAACGCCGCGGACGGCGGTATCGCCCTCGCGTCCGAGTCCACGACCTACGGCATGCCGGACGTGGTCACCCGTGCCGGCTGGGGCGCCAATGAGTCCCTCCGCTGCGACTCCCCGACCATCGACAACCAGGTCTCCGCCGTGACCATCCACCACACCGCCGGCTCCAACAACTACTCGCAGGTCGAGGCCGCCAGTGTCGTGCGCGGCATCTACCGCTACCACGCCTCGACCCTCGGCTGGTGCGACGTGGGCTACAACGCGCTCGTCGACAAGTACGGCACCATCTACGAGGGCCGCGCCGGTGGCCTGGACAAGGCCGTGCAGGGCGCCCACGTCGGAGGCTTCAACCAGAACACCTGGGGCGTGTCCATGATCGGCAACTACGACATCACGCAGCCCTCCCCGGAGATGATCCGCTCCGTCGGTGAGCTCGCCGGCTGGAAGGCCGCCATCTCCGGTTTCCATCCGAAGGGCACGGACCAGCACTACGCCGAGTTCAGCTTCGGCGGCTCCAAGTACGCCGCGGGTGGAGGCGGCACGTTCCCGAACATCAACGCGCACCGCGATTTCCACTACAACACGTGCCCGGGCCAGTACGGCTACGCCCAGATGGACAACATCCGCGACATCGCCGCGGACAAGTACCAGGAGATCGAGAGCGGCACCGGCGGTTCCTCGCCGAGCTCCTCCGCACCGGACGGCAGCACCACGCAGTCGTCGACCAGCTCCGCCTCCCCGGAGCCGACGGACACCGGGACGAATGAGCCCGCGCCGGAGCCGGGGCCCGCCCCGGGCACCCCGACCGCGCTGCTGAGCAGCATCGTCAACGGGGACGAGTCGGTCCTGACCACCCTCGTCGGTTCGCTGGCCGCCCTCGCGATCACGGCGGCCTTGTCCGACGGCGAGCTCACGGGCGGCAGCTCCCAGGTGGGCGACGTCGAGCTCATCGAGGGCCTGACCATCTCGGATCTGACCCCCATCATCAGCACGGTCATCTCCCTGTCCGGCGACAGTGAGATCGAGCAGGCCTGGAACCGCATCAACGCGAGCGCCGGCCCCGTCCTCGGCAGCCCGCGCGGCGGCATCGCCACCACCGGCTACCTGGGTGGTGACGCCCCCGTCGACTACGCGTTGTTCGACCGCGGCATCATCCTCGACTCCGAGGAGACCGGTACCAACGCCCTGTGGGGTGCGATCGCCGACGCCTGGGCCGGCCAGGGCTTCGACCTGGGCCCGCTGGGGCTGCCGCTGAACGAGGAGTACGCCGCCGGCGACCTCGTGCGCGTGGACTTCCAGGGTGGCTACGTCACCTACGACCCGGCCACCAACCAGGTCGACATCCAGCTGAACTAG